Proteins co-encoded in one Malus domestica chromosome 09, GDT2T_hap1 genomic window:
- the LOC103418943 gene encoding pectin acetylesterase 8-like isoform X2 produces MCLDGSAPAYHFDKGFGAGINNWLVHVEGGGWCNSVATCLDRKNNYRGSSTKMEKTMSFSGVLGNKQQTNPDFYNWNRIKVRYCDGSSFTGDVEAVDPATNLHFRGARVFRAIIDDLLAKGMKNAQTALLSGCSAGGLASILNCDNFHSLLPVGTKVKCLADAGYFINAKTVSGSQYIQTFYSEVVALHGSAKNLPASCTSRMSPGLCFFPQNVVPQTRTPIFFVNAAYDSWQIKNILAPGVADPKGAWKNCKLSIKNCSPSQLQTMQEYRLQFLNAVAGASSSSSNGLFIDSCYAHCQIGTQETWLATDSPMLSKTTIAKAVGDWYYDRTPFKNIDCPYPCNPTCKNREFDSNDQQD; encoded by the exons A TGTGTTTGGATGGGAGCGCACCCGCTTACCACTTTGACAAGGGATTTGGTGCCGGAATCAACAATTGGTTGGTTCACGTGGAG GGTGGAGGATGGTGTAACAGCGTTGCAACTTGCCTTGATCGCAAGAATAATTACCGCGGTTCATCAACAAAAATGGAAAAGACAATGTCTTTTTCTGGGGTTCTTGGTAACAAGCAACAGACTAATCCAG ACTTCTACAATTGGAATAGAATCAAAGTTAGGTACTGTGATGGCTCGTCATTCACTGGTGATGTTGAAGCAGTAGACCCA GCAACAAATCTTCACTTCAGAGGAGCAAGGGTTTTCCGTGCCATCATTGATGATTTATTGGCAAAAGGAATGAAAAACGCTCAAACT GCTCTTCTATCTGGTTGTTCGGCTGGCGGATTGGCCTCGATTCTTAATTGTGATAACTTTCATTCTCTCCTACCTGTGGGTACTAAAGTAAAATGTCTAGCAGATGCTGGTTACTTCATTAATGC GAAGACTGTGTCTGGATCACAATACATTCAAACCTTTTACAGTGAAGTGGTTGCGCTACAT GGTTCGGCGAAGAACCTACCTGCATCCTGCACTTCAAGAATGAGTCCAGGGCTG TGCTTCTTCCCACAAAATGTGGTACCCCAAACCCGGACACCAATATTTTTTGTCAATGCAGCTTATGATTCCTGGCAG ATAAAGAACATTTTGGCACCGGGTGTTGCTGATCCTAAAGGTGCCTGGAAAAATTGCAAGCTTAGTATAAAGAACTGCTCACCCAGTCAACTTCAAACCATGCAAG AATATAGGTTACAGTTCTTAAACGCAGTTGCTGGTGCGAGCAGTTCTTCATCTAACGGACTGTTCATCGACTCCTGCTACGCTCATTGCCAAATCGGAACACAGGAGACATGGCTGGCAACTGATTCTCCCATGTTGAGTAAGACG ACAATTGCAAAGGCAGTTGGAGACTGGTATTACGACCGCACTCCGTTTAAAAATATTGATTGCCCTTACCCTTGCAATCCCACTTGCAAAAACCGTGAATTTGATTCAAATGATCAGcaagattaa
- the LOC103418943 gene encoding pectin acetylesterase 8-like isoform X1: protein MARKRLGQWLTLLVCLLILLKAESHPVGITLVENAVAKGAVCLDGSAPAYHFDKGFGAGINNWLVHVEGGGWCNSVATCLDRKNNYRGSSTKMEKTMSFSGVLGNKQQTNPDFYNWNRIKVRYCDGSSFTGDVEAVDPATNLHFRGARVFRAIIDDLLAKGMKNAQTALLSGCSAGGLASILNCDNFHSLLPVGTKVKCLADAGYFINAKTVSGSQYIQTFYSEVVALHGSAKNLPASCTSRMSPGLCFFPQNVVPQTRTPIFFVNAAYDSWQIKNILAPGVADPKGAWKNCKLSIKNCSPSQLQTMQEYRLQFLNAVAGASSSSSNGLFIDSCYAHCQIGTQETWLATDSPMLSKTTIAKAVGDWYYDRTPFKNIDCPYPCNPTCKNREFDSNDQQD, encoded by the exons ATGGCCCGTAAAAGATTAGGCCAATGGTTAACTCTTCTAGTATGTTTACTGATATTGCTGAAAGCAGAAAGCCACCCTGTGGGAATCACTCTCGTCGAAAATGCAGTTGCTAAAGGAGCTG TGTGTTTGGATGGGAGCGCACCCGCTTACCACTTTGACAAGGGATTTGGTGCCGGAATCAACAATTGGTTGGTTCACGTGGAG GGTGGAGGATGGTGTAACAGCGTTGCAACTTGCCTTGATCGCAAGAATAATTACCGCGGTTCATCAACAAAAATGGAAAAGACAATGTCTTTTTCTGGGGTTCTTGGTAACAAGCAACAGACTAATCCAG ACTTCTACAATTGGAATAGAATCAAAGTTAGGTACTGTGATGGCTCGTCATTCACTGGTGATGTTGAAGCAGTAGACCCA GCAACAAATCTTCACTTCAGAGGAGCAAGGGTTTTCCGTGCCATCATTGATGATTTATTGGCAAAAGGAATGAAAAACGCTCAAACT GCTCTTCTATCTGGTTGTTCGGCTGGCGGATTGGCCTCGATTCTTAATTGTGATAACTTTCATTCTCTCCTACCTGTGGGTACTAAAGTAAAATGTCTAGCAGATGCTGGTTACTTCATTAATGC GAAGACTGTGTCTGGATCACAATACATTCAAACCTTTTACAGTGAAGTGGTTGCGCTACAT GGTTCGGCGAAGAACCTACCTGCATCCTGCACTTCAAGAATGAGTCCAGGGCTG TGCTTCTTCCCACAAAATGTGGTACCCCAAACCCGGACACCAATATTTTTTGTCAATGCAGCTTATGATTCCTGGCAG ATAAAGAACATTTTGGCACCGGGTGTTGCTGATCCTAAAGGTGCCTGGAAAAATTGCAAGCTTAGTATAAAGAACTGCTCACCCAGTCAACTTCAAACCATGCAAG AATATAGGTTACAGTTCTTAAACGCAGTTGCTGGTGCGAGCAGTTCTTCATCTAACGGACTGTTCATCGACTCCTGCTACGCTCATTGCCAAATCGGAACACAGGAGACATGGCTGGCAACTGATTCTCCCATGTTGAGTAAGACG ACAATTGCAAAGGCAGTTGGAGACTGGTATTACGACCGCACTCCGTTTAAAAATATTGATTGCCCTTACCCTTGCAATCCCACTTGCAAAAACCGTGAATTTGATTCAAATGATCAGcaagattaa